From a single Raphanus sativus cultivar WK10039 unplaced genomic scaffold, ASM80110v3 Scaffold0531, whole genome shotgun sequence genomic region:
- the LOC130502382 gene encoding wax ester synthase/diacylglycerol acyltransferase 2-like isoform X2: MSSKKQATEEEEPVSPFAQLFSLPGHDVFNIVTIGCKTETDPSTVIEGLKNTLINHPRFSSILVTGHGEGKGKPKWIPTKVKVEDHVIVPDIDPDIENPDEFLENYTSNMALSPMDMSKPLWEFHLLKLKTSHAESVAVARFHHSLGDGMSLMSLLLACTRKICDPEALPIFVAPKKSKAKNACWSFVAWLWFLVKTMFHTCVEVSKALAFMCFPGDTTTYLTVKPGATLTANKFIHQIIPLDDVKNVKNAMNMTVNDVLFGMVQAGLSRYLNQRDDPRKALDKICHHGVVFFNLRPNRDIEDLANMMAKGSKCRWGNSIGYVLIPLWLKSEDDILEYVRQAKTTMDRKKLSLEPLFSYGLLKLTMKIFGTTAVKNLLNRIFGNTTMLFSNVVGPAEEISFFGHQISYIAASSLGIPQALILIIQSYVDKLIINLAVDLDVIPDPHHLCDLIIEALSMMKYAASKKICHASEV; the protein is encoded by the exons ATGTCTAGTAAAAAGCAAGcgacagaagaagaagagccaGTTAGTCCATTTGCACAGCTATTCAGCTTGCCGGGTCACGATGTCTTTAACATTGTAACAATTGGATGCaaaaccgaaaccgatccaTCCACCGTTATTGAAGGCTTGAAGAACACACTGATTAACCATCCACGCTTCTCTAGCATACTG GTTACGGGTCATGGTGAGGGCAAAGGAAAACCTAAATGGATTCCAACGAAAGTAAAAGTGGAAGATCATGTAATTGTTCCAGATATCGATCCAGACATTGAGAATCCTGATGAATTTCTAGAGAATTATACATCAAACATGGCTCTTTCTCCAATGGACATGTCCAAACCTTTATGGGAATTTCATCTATTGAAACTTAAAACATCACATGCGGAATCTGTTGCTGTGGCTAGGTTCCATCATTCTTTAGGTGATGGGATGTCTCTTATGTCTCTTTTACTTGCTTGTACTCGGAAAATATGTGATCCCGAGGCACTTCCTATTTTTGTTGCTCCCAAGAAAAGCAAAGCAAAGAACGCTTGTTGGTCGTTTGTTGCTTGGTTATGGTTCTTAGTAAAAACAATGTTCCACACTTGTGTTGAAGTTTCCAAGGCTTTGGCTTTTATGTGTTTCCCTGGGGACACCACAACTTATCTAACTGTTAAACCAGGAGCTACACTTACCGCAAATAAGTTTATTCATCAAATCATTCCTTTGGATGATGTCAAAAACGTGAAGAACGCCATGAATATG aCGGTGAATGATGTGCTTTTTGGAATGGTACAAGCTGGTCTGTCACGATATTTGAATCAAAGAGACG ACCCAAGAAAAGCTCTAGACAAAATATGTCATCACGGGGTTGTTTTTTTCAACCTAAGGCCAAATAGAGATATTGAG GATTTAGCTAATATGATGGCAAAAGGTTCAAAGTGCAGATGGGGAAACTCAATAGGTTATGTACTAATTCCTTTGTGGTTGAAGTCAGAGGATGATATACTTGAATATGTTAGACAAGCCAAAACTACTATGGATCGTAAAAAACTTTCCCTCGAACCTCTATTTTCTTATGGGTTGCTGAAATTGACCATGAAGATTTTTGGAACTACA GCAGTCAAAAACCTTCTAAATAGAATTTTTGGTAACACAACAATGTTGTTCTCAAATGTGGTTGGTCCAGCCGAAGAAATTAGCTTTTTCGGCCATCAAATATCTTACATCGCTGCAAGTAGCCTTGGTATACCACAG GCACTCATTCTCATTATACAGAGCTATGTGGACAAACTTATAATCAACCTAGCAGTTGATCTCGACGTGATTCCAGACCCTCATCACCTTTGTGATCTCATCATCGAAGCCCTCAGCATGATGAAGTATGCTGCCTCAAAAAAGATTTGCCATGCTTCAGAGGTTTAA
- the LOC108823754 gene encoding uncharacterized protein LOC108823754, with product MEDIEDLFAGGAGGAPPGFRLPLNAVGVNPKRNAIKRSVSKQKDEVTTDSNRDSLAPPSMKIPGTQTIYIKTFGCSHNQSDSEYMAGQLTAFGYGLTEVPEDADLWLINTCTVKSPSQSAMSTLITRGRSGKKPLVIAGCVPQGSRDLKELEGVSVVGVQQIDRVVEIVEETLKGHEVRLLNRKTLPALDLPKVRRNNFIEILPINVGCLGACTYCKTKHARGHLGSYTVESLVERVRTVISEGVKEIWLSSEDTGAYGRDIGVNLPILLNAIVKELPSDQSTMLRIGMTNPPFILEHLKEIAAVLRHPCVYTFLHVPVQSGSDAVLTGMNREYTSGEFRTVVDTLTELVPGMQIATDIICGFPGETDEEFSQTVGLIKDYKFAQVHISQFYPRPGTPAAKMKKVQSKIVKQRSRELTCVFEAFAPYTGMEGKEERIWITEIATDGVHLVGHTKGYIQVLVSGPESMLGTSAIAKITSVARWSVFGEVIETLSSTNVARKVREEKKLPCSSDVSACETSPCSAESCCGEGKSGEACNVSGDITKQDHKTEGKSKKVEEEKQEVVSHWGFVDKALVCGVFVSSLTILVLMISIASRAFLRQ from the exons ATGGAGGATATCGAGGATCTGTTCGCCGGAGGAGCTGGTGGTGCACCGCCGGGATTCCGATTACCGTTAAATGCCGTAGGAGTCAATCCGAAGAGGAATGCGATCAAACGTAGTGTCTCGAAGCAGAAGGATGAAGTCACTACTGATTCGAATCGCGATTCGCTCGCTCCACCATCTATGAAGATCCCTGGAACTCAG ACGATTTACATCAAGACGTTTGGATGTTCACATAATCAG AGTGATAGTGAGTATATGGCTGGACAGCTTACTGCATTCGGCTATGGGTTAACAGAAGTACCAGAGGATGCTGATCTGTGGCTCATTAACAC CTGTACTGTTAAGTCGCCGAGCCAGTCTGCGATGTCTACTCTGATAACGAGGGGTAGAAGTGGGAAAAAGCCTCTTGTGATAGCTGGATGTGTTCCTCAGGGAAGCCGTGACCTTAAAGAACTCGAAGGCGTTAGTGTGGTTGGAGTCCAACAGATTGATCGTGTCGTTGAGATTGTTGAAGAGACTCTTAAGGGTCATGAAGTGAGGCTGCTGAATCGGAAGACTTTGCCTGCGCTTGATCTCCCTAAG GTGCGGAGGAACAATTTTATCGAGATCCTCCCCATTAACGTTGGCTGTCTGGGTGCCTGTACTTACTGCAAGACCAAGCATGCCCGTGGTCACTTAGGAAGCTACACAGTCGAGAGCCTT GTGGAGCGGGTGAGAACTGTAATATCCGAAGGAGTGAAGGAGATTTGGTTGAGCAGCGAGGACACTGGAGCATATG GTCGTGACATAGGAGTTAATCTTCCAATTCTGCTTAATGCCATTGTTAAGGAGCTTCCTTCTGATCAAAGCACAATGCTAAGGATTGGGATGACTAATCCTCCCTTTATCCTCGAGCATTTGAAAGAAATAGCAGCTGTTTTACGTCACCCATGTGTCTACACCTTTCTTCATGTCCCTGTGCAATCTGGCAGTGATGCTGTATTGACG GGCATGAACAGGGAATATACATCGGGTGAGTTCAGGACCGTGGTAGACACCTTAACAGAACTTGTGCCAGGGATGCAAATTGCTACTGACATAATATGCGGATTTCCTG GGGAAACCGATGAAGAATTTTCTCAAACGGTTGGGCTTATCAAGGATTACAAGTTTGCTCAAGTTCATATATCTCAGTTTTACCCCAGACCAG GGACCCCAGCAGCAAAGATGAAGAAGGTACAAAGTAAGATAGTGAAGCAACGAAGCCGTGAGTTGACTTGTGTCTTTGAGGCTTTTGCACCTTACACGGGAATGGAGGGCAAAGAAGAGAGAATATGGATAACCGAGATAGCTACTGACGGAGTCCATTTG GTTGGGCACACCAAAGGATACATTCAGGTCTTAGTTAGTGGACCAGAAAGTATGCTTGGGACTTCAGCTATAGCGAAGATAACATCTGTAGCGAGATGGTCAGTGTTTGGGGAGGTGATTGAGACGCTAAGCTCTACAAATGTAGCAAGAAAAGTCCGAGAGGAGAAAAAGCTGCCATGTTCCTCTGATGTCAGTGCTTGTGAGACGAGCCCGTGCTCTGCTGAGAGCTGTTGTGGAGAAGGGAAATCAGGAGAGGCCTGTAACGTTTCTGGAGATATCACAAAACAGGATCACAAGACGGAAGGAAAATCAAAGAAAGTAGAGGAAGAGAAGCAAGAAGTGGTATCACATTGGGGTTTCGTTGACAAGGCACTTGTGTGTGGAGTGTTTGTAAGCTCTCTCACCATTCTTGTTTTGATGATTAGCATCGCCTCTAGAGCTTTTTTGCGACAATGA
- the LOC130502382 gene encoding wax ester synthase/diacylglycerol acyltransferase 2-like isoform X1: MSSKKQATEEEEPVSPFAQLFSLPGHDVFNIVTIGCKTETDPSTVIEGLKNTLINHPRFSSILVTGHGEGKGKPKWIPTKVKVEDHVIVPDIDPDIENPDEFLENYTSNMALSPMDMSKPLWEFHLLKLKTSHAESVAVARFHHSLGDGMSLMSLLLACTRKICDPEALPIFVAPKKSKAKNACWSFVAWLWFLVKTMFHTCVEVSKALAFMCFPGDTTTYLTVKPGATLTANKFIHQIIPLDDVKNVKNAMNMTVNDVLFGMVQAGLSRYLNQRDGLNETTSDPRKALDKICHHGVVFFNLRPNRDIEDLANMMAKGSKCRWGNSIGYVLIPLWLKSEDDILEYVRQAKTTMDRKKLSLEPLFSYGLLKLTMKIFGTTAVKNLLNRIFGNTTMLFSNVVGPAEEISFFGHQISYIAASSLGIPQALILIIQSYVDKLIINLAVDLDVIPDPHHLCDLIIEALSMMKYAASKKICHASEV, from the exons ATGTCTAGTAAAAAGCAAGcgacagaagaagaagagccaGTTAGTCCATTTGCACAGCTATTCAGCTTGCCGGGTCACGATGTCTTTAACATTGTAACAATTGGATGCaaaaccgaaaccgatccaTCCACCGTTATTGAAGGCTTGAAGAACACACTGATTAACCATCCACGCTTCTCTAGCATACTG GTTACGGGTCATGGTGAGGGCAAAGGAAAACCTAAATGGATTCCAACGAAAGTAAAAGTGGAAGATCATGTAATTGTTCCAGATATCGATCCAGACATTGAGAATCCTGATGAATTTCTAGAGAATTATACATCAAACATGGCTCTTTCTCCAATGGACATGTCCAAACCTTTATGGGAATTTCATCTATTGAAACTTAAAACATCACATGCGGAATCTGTTGCTGTGGCTAGGTTCCATCATTCTTTAGGTGATGGGATGTCTCTTATGTCTCTTTTACTTGCTTGTACTCGGAAAATATGTGATCCCGAGGCACTTCCTATTTTTGTTGCTCCCAAGAAAAGCAAAGCAAAGAACGCTTGTTGGTCGTTTGTTGCTTGGTTATGGTTCTTAGTAAAAACAATGTTCCACACTTGTGTTGAAGTTTCCAAGGCTTTGGCTTTTATGTGTTTCCCTGGGGACACCACAACTTATCTAACTGTTAAACCAGGAGCTACACTTACCGCAAATAAGTTTATTCATCAAATCATTCCTTTGGATGATGTCAAAAACGTGAAGAACGCCATGAATATG aCGGTGAATGATGTGCTTTTTGGAATGGTACAAGCTGGTCTGTCACGATATTTGAATCAAAGAGACG GTCTTAATGAAACAACTTCAGACCCAAGAAAAGCTCTAGACAAAATATGTCATCACGGGGTTGTTTTTTTCAACCTAAGGCCAAATAGAGATATTGAG GATTTAGCTAATATGATGGCAAAAGGTTCAAAGTGCAGATGGGGAAACTCAATAGGTTATGTACTAATTCCTTTGTGGTTGAAGTCAGAGGATGATATACTTGAATATGTTAGACAAGCCAAAACTACTATGGATCGTAAAAAACTTTCCCTCGAACCTCTATTTTCTTATGGGTTGCTGAAATTGACCATGAAGATTTTTGGAACTACA GCAGTCAAAAACCTTCTAAATAGAATTTTTGGTAACACAACAATGTTGTTCTCAAATGTGGTTGGTCCAGCCGAAGAAATTAGCTTTTTCGGCCATCAAATATCTTACATCGCTGCAAGTAGCCTTGGTATACCACAG GCACTCATTCTCATTATACAGAGCTATGTGGACAAACTTATAATCAACCTAGCAGTTGATCTCGACGTGATTCCAGACCCTCATCACCTTTGTGATCTCATCATCGAAGCCCTCAGCATGATGAAGTATGCTGCCTCAAAAAAGATTTGCCATGCTTCAGAGGTTTAA